A region of Pseudomonas marginalis DNA encodes the following proteins:
- the ppsA gene encoding phosphoenolpyruvate synthase, whose translation MVEYVVSLDKLGVHDVEHVGGKNASLGEMISNLAGAGVSVPGGFATTAQAYRDFLELSGLNAQIHAALDALDVDDVNALAKTGAQIRQWIMEAEFPEKLNEEIRTAFATLSAGNPDMAVAVRSSATAEDLPDASFAGQQETFLNIRGVENVIRAAKEVFASLFNDRAISYRVHQGFDHKLVALSAGVQRMVRSETGTAGVMFTLDTESGFRDVVFITGAYGLGETVVQGAVNPDEFYVHKHTLEAGRPAILRRNLGSKAIKMIYGDEAKAGRSVKTVDVDKAERARFCLSDAEVSELAKQAMIIEKHYKCPMDIEWAKDGDDGKLYIVQARPETVKSRTSANVMERYLLKETGTVLVEGRAIGQRIGAGKVRIIKDVSEMDKVQPGDVLVSDMTDPDWEPVMKRASAIVTNRGGRTCHAAIIARELGIPAVVGCGNATQLLKDGQGVTVSCAEGDTGFIFEGELGFDIKQNSIDAMPDLPFKIMMNVGNPDRAFDFAQLPNAGVGLARLEFIINRMIGVHPKALLNYDGLPLDIKESVDKRIAGYDDPVGFYVEKLVEGISTLAAAFYPKKVIVRLSDFKSNEYANLIGGKLYEPEEENPMLGFRGASRYISEAFRDCFELECRALKRVRNEMGLTNVEIMVPFVRTLGEASQVVDLLAENGLSRGENGLRVIMMCELPSNAILAEEFLEFFDGFSIGSNDLTQLTLGLDRDSGIIAHLFDERNPAVKKLLANAIQACNKAGKYIGICGQGPSDHPDLAKWLMEQGIESVSLNPDSVLETWFFLAEGQASA comes from the coding sequence TTGGTAGAGTACGTAGTTTCCCTCGATAAGCTCGGCGTCCATGATGTAGAGCACGTAGGGGGCAAGAACGCATCCCTCGGCGAGATGATCAGTAATCTTGCAGGCGCAGGTGTGTCGGTGCCGGGTGGTTTCGCCACCACGGCCCAGGCCTACCGCGATTTCCTCGAACTGAGCGGCCTCAACGCTCAGATCCACGCCGCGCTGGATGCCCTGGACGTCGATGACGTCAACGCCCTGGCCAAAACCGGCGCCCAGATCCGCCAATGGATCATGGAAGCCGAGTTCCCCGAGAAGCTCAACGAAGAAATCCGCACCGCCTTCGCCACCCTGTCGGCCGGCAACCCGGACATGGCCGTCGCCGTGCGCTCCTCGGCCACCGCCGAAGACCTGCCTGACGCCTCCTTCGCCGGCCAGCAAGAGACTTTCCTTAACATCCGCGGCGTGGAAAACGTGATCCGCGCCGCCAAGGAAGTGTTTGCCTCGCTGTTCAACGACCGCGCCATTTCCTACCGTGTGCACCAGGGTTTCGACCACAAGCTGGTGGCCCTGTCTGCCGGTGTGCAGCGCATGGTGCGTTCGGAAACCGGCACCGCCGGCGTGATGTTCACCCTCGACACCGAGTCGGGCTTCCGTGACGTGGTGTTTATCACCGGCGCCTACGGCCTGGGCGAAACCGTTGTACAAGGCGCGGTCAACCCCGACGAATTCTACGTGCACAAGCACACCCTTGAAGCCGGCCGTCCGGCCATCCTGCGCCGCAACCTGGGCAGCAAGGCCATCAAGATGATCTACGGCGACGAGGCCAAGGCCGGTCGTTCGGTGAAAACCGTGGACGTCGACAAGGCCGAGCGCGCGCGCTTCTGCCTGAGCGACGCGGAAGTCAGCGAGTTGGCCAAGCAAGCGATGATCATCGAAAAGCACTACAAGTGCCCGATGGACATCGAATGGGCCAAGGACGGTGACGACGGCAAGCTGTACATCGTGCAGGCCCGCCCGGAAACCGTGAAGAGCCGTACCTCGGCCAACGTCATGGAACGCTACCTGCTGAAAGAAACCGGCACCGTGCTGGTGGAAGGCCGTGCCATCGGCCAGCGCATCGGCGCCGGCAAGGTGCGGATCATCAAGGATGTGTCCGAGATGGACAAAGTCCAGCCTGGCGACGTACTGGTTTCCGACATGACCGACCCGGACTGGGAACCGGTGATGAAGCGTGCCAGCGCTATCGTGACCAACCGTGGCGGGCGTACCTGCCATGCGGCGATCATCGCCCGTGAGCTGGGGATTCCTGCGGTGGTCGGTTGCGGCAACGCCACCCAACTGCTCAAGGACGGCCAGGGCGTGACCGTGTCCTGTGCCGAAGGCGACACCGGCTTCATCTTTGAAGGCGAGCTGGGCTTCGACATCAAGCAAAACTCCATCGACGCCATGCCCGACCTGCCGTTCAAGATCATGATGAACGTCGGCAACCCGGACCGTGCCTTCGACTTCGCGCAGTTGCCGAATGCCGGTGTGGGCCTGGCCCGCCTGGAGTTCATCATCAACCGCATGATCGGCGTGCACCCCAAGGCCCTGTTGAACTACGACGGCCTGCCGCTGGACATCAAGGAAAGCGTGGACAAGCGCATCGCCGGCTACGACGACCCGGTGGGCTTCTACGTCGAGAAGCTGGTGGAAGGCATCAGCACCCTGGCGGCGGCGTTCTACCCGAAAAAGGTCATCGTGCGCCTGTCGGACTTCAAGTCCAACGAATACGCCAACCTGATCGGCGGCAAGCTCTACGAGCCCGAAGAAGAAAACCCGATGCTGGGCTTCCGTGGCGCCTCGCGCTACATCAGCGAAGCGTTCCGTGACTGCTTCGAGCTTGAATGCCGCGCCCTCAAGCGTGTGCGCAACGAGATGGGCCTGACCAACGTCGAGATCATGGTGCCGTTCGTGCGCACCCTGGGCGAAGCGAGCCAGGTCGTCGACCTGCTGGCCGAAAATGGCCTGTCCCGCGGCGAAAACGGCCTGCGCGTGATCATGATGTGCGAACTGCCGTCCAACGCCATCCTCGCCGAAGAGTTCCTGGAGTTCTTCGACGGTTTCTCCATCGGTTCCAACGACCTGACCCAGCTCACCCTGGGCCTGGACCGCGATTCCGGGATCATCGCCCACCTGTTCGACGAGCGTAACCCTGCGGTCAAGAAGCTGCTGGCCAATGCCATCCAGGCGTGCAACAAGGCCGGCAAGTACATCGGTATCTGCGGCCAGGGCCCTTCCGATCACCCGGACCTGGCCAAATGGCTGATGGAGCAGGGTATCGAAAGCGTCTCGCTGAACCCTGACTCCGTGCTGGAAACCTGGTTCTTCCTGGCGGAAGGCCAAGCGTCCGCCTGA
- the moeB gene encoding molybdopterin-synthase adenylyltransferase MoeB: protein MDVLRPKALEQIYAHASRSYPEECCGFVFADGSVYLGSNIQNELHRKNPEMYPRSAANGYTFSVADTLLMNKAFRSDNPVVVIYHSHPDVGAYFSDEDQDKALFMGEPIYPVSYLVVDVRQGQALGSKLFAWDGEHFTLNPFNDLHTELSMNAVSFPDILVRVAKLPESTLEGAGSTLREVIENLCSSHPQLRAHLFHEKNNQLKEHFLFTAEEELIGADDRLPEKARIEVLLATSGGMDVDSLSNEEVQRYVRHITLPGVGREGQLNLKKAKVLIIGTGGLGSPISLYLAAAGVGTLGLVDFDVVESSNLQRQIVHGNSTLGMPKVDSAKQRLQDLNRHIQINAHDTALNADNALELVGAYDLVIDGTDNFDTRYLVNDACVQLGKPLVYGAIYRFDGQISVLNYQGGPCYRCLFPSAPPAELAPNCSAGGVIGVLPGVVGMIQATEAIKLLIGIGEPLSGRLMRFDALAMKFSEIRFKRRADCPCCSDLRPSETLAPAVCADAVPSQPSLAEERYIKPRVLKQVLEHPSSADVLLDVRDASELEVCKLPGVVHIPLAELDGQLGRLSRDNTHYLICYAGTRAEQAASTLLAAGFANTKVLQGGMKHWVRDVEPDMPLY from the coding sequence ATGGACGTCCTCCGCCCAAAAGCCCTGGAACAGATCTACGCCCACGCCAGCCGCAGCTACCCCGAGGAATGCTGCGGCTTTGTCTTCGCCGACGGCAGCGTGTACCTGGGCAGCAACATCCAGAACGAACTGCACCGCAAAAACCCCGAGATGTACCCGCGCAGCGCGGCCAATGGCTACACCTTCTCGGTGGCCGACACCCTGCTGATGAACAAGGCGTTTCGCAGCGACAACCCGGTGGTGGTTATCTACCACTCCCACCCGGATGTCGGCGCCTATTTCAGCGATGAAGACCAGGACAAGGCCCTGTTCATGGGCGAGCCGATCTACCCCGTCAGTTACCTGGTGGTCGACGTTCGCCAGGGCCAGGCCCTGGGTTCAAAACTGTTTGCCTGGGATGGCGAGCATTTCACCCTTAACCCCTTCAACGACCTGCACACGGAGTTGTCCATGAACGCTGTCTCTTTCCCCGACATTCTGGTTCGCGTGGCCAAGCTGCCGGAATCGACCCTCGAGGGCGCCGGATCGACATTGCGCGAAGTCATTGAAAACCTCTGCAGCAGCCACCCGCAGTTGCGCGCCCATCTGTTTCACGAAAAGAACAACCAGCTCAAGGAACACTTCCTGTTCACCGCCGAGGAAGAGCTGATTGGCGCCGATGACCGGCTGCCGGAAAAAGCCCGCATCGAAGTGCTGCTCGCCACCTCCGGCGGTATGGACGTCGACAGCCTCAGCAACGAGGAAGTGCAACGTTATGTGCGCCATATCACCCTGCCCGGCGTCGGCCGCGAAGGCCAGTTGAACCTCAAGAAAGCCAAGGTCCTGATTATCGGCACCGGCGGCCTGGGCTCGCCCATCAGCCTGTACCTGGCAGCGGCCGGCGTCGGTACCCTGGGGCTGGTGGATTTCGACGTGGTGGAAAGCAGCAACCTGCAACGCCAGATCGTCCACGGCAACAGCACCCTGGGCATGCCCAAGGTCGACTCGGCCAAGCAGCGCTTGCAGGACCTCAACCGCCATATCCAGATCAACGCCCACGACACCGCCCTGAACGCCGACAACGCCCTGGAACTGGTGGGCGCCTATGACCTGGTCATCGACGGCACCGACAATTTCGACACCCGCTACCTGGTCAACGACGCCTGCGTGCAACTGGGCAAACCCCTGGTGTACGGCGCCATCTACCGCTTCGACGGGCAGATCAGCGTGCTCAACTACCAAGGCGGGCCGTGCTACCGCTGCCTGTTCCCCAGCGCACCGCCCGCGGAACTGGCACCCAATTGCAGCGCCGGAGGGGTGATCGGCGTGCTTCCCGGCGTGGTCGGGATGATCCAGGCCACCGAGGCGATCAAACTGTTGATCGGCATTGGCGAGCCCCTGTCCGGCCGCCTGATGCGCTTCGATGCACTGGCGATGAAGTTCAGCGAAATCCGTTTCAAGCGCCGTGCCGACTGCCCGTGCTGCTCCGACCTGCGCCCCAGCGAAACCCTGGCGCCAGCCGTCTGTGCGGACGCCGTGCCCAGCCAACCGTCCCTGGCCGAAGAGCGCTACATCAAGCCGCGCGTACTCAAGCAGGTACTCGAACACCCCAGCAGCGCCGACGTCCTGCTGGATGTGCGCGACGCCAGCGAACTGGAGGTGTGCAAATTACCGGGGGTGGTGCATATCCCCCTGGCCGAGCTGGATGGCCAGCTCGGGCGTCTCAGCCGCGACAACACCCATTACCTGATCTGCTACGCCGGCACCCGCGCCGAGCAAGCGGCCAGCACCCTGTTGGCGGCGGGTTTCGCCAACACCAAAGTCCTGCAAGGCGGCATGAAACACTGGGTTCGCGACGTCGAACCCGACATGCCGTTGTACTGA
- a CDS encoding pyruvate, water dikinase regulatory protein translates to MKRSAFFISDGTGITAETLGQSLLAQFENNTFAKFTRPYIDSVDKARAMVQQINLAAEKDGFRPIIFDTIVNQDIREILATSNGFMIDIFSTFLAPLEQELSEHSSYSVGKSHSIGHNSNYMERIEAVNFALDNDDGARTHYYDKADLILVGVSRCGKTPTCLYMAMQFGIRAANYPLTEDDMEHLTLPAALRAHSHKLFGLTIDPDRLTAIRNERKPNSRYSSYAQCEFEVREVENLFRRENIAHINSTHFSVEEISAKILVEKGVERRFK, encoded by the coding sequence ATGAAACGATCTGCTTTCTTTATCTCCGACGGCACCGGCATTACCGCCGAAACCCTGGGTCAGAGCCTGCTCGCGCAGTTCGAAAACAATACCTTCGCCAAATTCACGCGGCCCTATATCGACAGCGTGGATAAAGCGCGGGCCATGGTACAACAAATCAATCTGGCGGCTGAAAAAGACGGCTTTCGGCCGATCATTTTCGACACCATCGTCAATCAAGACATCCGTGAGATTCTCGCAACGTCGAATGGTTTCATGATCGACATTTTCTCGACGTTCCTGGCGCCGCTGGAGCAGGAATTGAGCGAACACTCCTCCTATTCGGTCGGAAAGTCCCATTCCATTGGGCATAACTCCAATTATATGGAGCGTATCGAGGCGGTGAACTTCGCCCTCGACAACGACGACGGCGCCCGCACCCACTACTACGACAAGGCCGACCTGATCCTGGTCGGCGTGTCGCGCTGCGGCAAAACGCCCACCTGCCTGTACATGGCCATGCAGTTCGGCATCCGTGCGGCCAACTACCCGCTGACCGAAGACGACATGGAGCACCTGACGCTGCCCGCCGCGCTGCGCGCCCATTCGCACAAGCTGTTCGGCCTGACCATCGACCCGGACCGTCTCACCGCCATCCGCAACGAGCGCAAGCCCAACAGCCGCTACTCCAGTTATGCCCAGTGCGAGTTCGAAGTGCGCGAAGTAGAAAATCTGTTCCGTCGCGAGAATATTGCGCACATCAATTCCACGCATTTTTCGGTGGAAGAGATTTCGGCGAAGATTCTGGTGGAGAAAGGTGTGGAGCGGCGCTTCAAATAA
- a CDS encoding PLP-dependent aminotransferase family protein, giving the protein MAVKTNIDMVSIMREGLSNGQGVKYKRLSDVMERGILEGLIEPGRKLPPHRVLSDNLGVTIGTISRAYGELERLGLVVARVGDGTFVRKRGMERQRDEGFRNFSEEPRQYFDMSRNMHIPGQETTFLAQSFQTLSTNVKFLQDISAYTPDAGLPRYRDAGAQWLVQRDFHPIPEQVICVNGGQHGLLCAMMALLRAGDTVVTEQLTYPGLITAARMLGIRLIGLEMDEEGVLPSALDEVCRNHRVSALYCTPTIQNPTTAVLSVARREALVKVCREHNLLILEDEAHGVLVEDRPPPLSHFAPERTILISSLSKAVSAGLRVGYVHAPPALVSRISAALRSTCWMATPVTLELATQWIENGTAEYLLRQQINEISRRKTLVQDLLAGLAYRTHLNSPHFWIEVPEPWRASEIEAELKQNNYLIATAEAFAVGQTAVPQFIRASICNTSGDDQLLRAGFDALATALGQGGGRFHL; this is encoded by the coding sequence ATGGCTGTCAAAACAAATATTGACATGGTGTCAATTATGCGTGAGGGGTTGTCCAACGGGCAGGGCGTGAAGTACAAGCGCCTGTCCGATGTCATGGAACGGGGCATCCTCGAAGGCTTGATTGAGCCGGGACGAAAACTGCCGCCTCATCGGGTGCTTTCCGACAATCTGGGGGTGACCATCGGCACCATCAGCCGGGCCTACGGTGAGCTGGAGCGTCTGGGTTTGGTGGTAGCACGAGTGGGTGACGGCACTTTCGTCCGCAAGCGTGGGATGGAGCGCCAGCGTGATGAAGGCTTTCGTAACTTCAGCGAGGAGCCGCGCCAGTACTTCGACATGAGCCGCAACATGCATATCCCGGGTCAGGAAACCACCTTCCTGGCACAGAGCTTCCAAACCCTGTCGACCAACGTCAAGTTCCTCCAGGACATCAGCGCCTACACCCCGGATGCCGGCCTGCCGCGTTATCGCGACGCGGGCGCGCAGTGGCTGGTGCAGCGTGATTTTCATCCGATCCCCGAGCAGGTGATCTGCGTCAACGGCGGCCAGCATGGACTGCTGTGCGCGATGATGGCCCTGCTGCGCGCCGGCGATACGGTGGTCACCGAACAATTGACTTATCCGGGGCTGATCACCGCCGCACGCATGCTGGGTATCCGCCTGATCGGCCTGGAGATGGACGAAGAAGGCGTGCTGCCGAGCGCGCTGGATGAAGTCTGTCGTAATCACCGGGTTTCAGCGCTGTATTGCACGCCGACCATCCAGAACCCGACCACGGCGGTGTTATCCGTGGCGCGCCGCGAAGCCTTGGTGAAGGTGTGCCGGGAACATAATCTGCTGATTCTTGAGGACGAAGCCCACGGCGTATTGGTTGAAGACCGTCCACCGCCCCTCAGCCATTTCGCCCCCGAACGTACGATTTTGATCAGCAGCCTGAGCAAGGCCGTGTCTGCCGGGCTGCGTGTGGGCTATGTGCATGCGCCCCCGGCGCTGGTCAGCCGTATCTCGGCGGCCTTGCGCTCCACCTGCTGGATGGCCACGCCGGTGACCCTGGAACTGGCGACGCAGTGGATCGAAAACGGCACGGCGGAATACCTGCTGCGCCAACAGATCAACGAGATCAGCCGCCGCAAGACCCTGGTGCAGGACTTGTTGGCCGGCCTGGCGTACCGCACCCACCTGAACAGCCCGCACTTCTGGATCGAAGTGCCGGAGCCCTGGCGCGCGTCGGAAATCGAGGCGGAGCTCAAGCAGAATAATTACCTGATCGCCACCGCCGAGGCGTTTGCCGTAGGGCAGACGGCGGTGCCGCAGTTCATTCGGGCGAGTATCTGCAATACCTCGGGCGATGATCAGTTGTTGCGGGCGGGGTTTGATGCATTGGCGACGGCGTTGGGGCAAGGGGGAGGGCGGTTTCACCTATAG
- a CDS encoding DMT family transporter has translation MAGLVTSVMFLIVCLSWGTTWLGIKIAVESVPPLTSAGLRFLIAFPLFLCFAKVRREPILFPRESRWFFVFVTLSYFSVPYYLLNYGEMHVSSGLTALLFSCMPVFILIFSALFLRERIYFSQVVGIGIGFGSLYMIIRSQGLHLDHAEFLGVLAILAAAIMHALCYVITKQKGSAISVITYNTLPIGIAGLMLFVAGLWFETPTFEAITLRSWSALFYLGLVASVGGFIVYFMLLKRLSPIILSFVFIIFPVFAVIIGAWYEGVAISRDLMLYSAILLAGFAITKLPIEKLLAKKN, from the coding sequence CTGGCCGGGCTGGTGACCAGCGTGATGTTCCTGATCGTGTGCCTGAGCTGGGGCACCACGTGGCTGGGGATCAAGATCGCCGTGGAGAGTGTGCCGCCGCTGACGTCCGCCGGTCTGCGCTTCCTGATCGCCTTCCCGCTGTTCCTGTGTTTTGCCAAGGTGCGCCGCGAGCCCATCCTGTTTCCCCGCGAGAGTCGCTGGTTTTTCGTATTCGTGACCCTGTCCTACTTCAGCGTGCCCTACTACCTGCTCAACTACGGCGAGATGCATGTGTCATCCGGTCTTACCGCCCTGCTGTTCAGTTGCATGCCGGTATTCATCCTGATTTTCTCCGCGTTGTTCCTGCGCGAGCGCATCTACTTTTCCCAGGTGGTCGGCATCGGTATCGGCTTCGGCAGCCTCTACATGATCATCAGGAGCCAGGGCCTGCACCTGGACCACGCCGAGTTCCTGGGGGTACTGGCGATCCTGGCGGCCGCGATCATGCACGCCTTGTGCTACGTCATCACCAAGCAAAAAGGCAGCGCCATCAGCGTGATCACCTACAACACGCTGCCCATCGGCATTGCCGGGCTGATGCTGTTCGTGGCCGGGTTGTGGTTTGAGACGCCGACCTTCGAAGCCATCACCCTGCGCTCCTGGAGCGCGCTGTTCTACCTGGGACTGGTGGCCTCGGTGGGTGGGTTCATCGTGTATTTCATGCTGCTCAAGCGCTTGAGCCCGATCATCCTGTCGTTCGTGTTCATCATCTTCCCGGTGTTCGCGGTGATCATCGGCGCCTGGTACGAAGGCGTGGCGATTTCCCGCGACCTGATGCTGTATTCGGCCATCCTGCTGGCCGGCTTTGCGATCACCAAGTTGCCCATTGAAAAACTCCTGGCCAAGAAAAATTGA